A window of the Oncorhynchus keta strain PuntledgeMale-10-30-2019 chromosome 21, Oket_V2, whole genome shotgun sequence genome harbors these coding sequences:
- the LOC118400418 gene encoding E3 ubiquitin-protein ligase NRDP1-like isoform X3 — MSRRAVDSGPRKKRHRLGSNPLSLVKGRTQDPLQESHISARTDGCSWIWGCAMGYDVTRFQGEVDEDLLCPICSGVLEEPVQAPHCEHAFCNACITQWFSQQQICPVDRSVVTLAHLRPVPRIMRNMLSKLQITCDNAGFGCTAVLRLDQLQSHLRDCQHNPKRPFQCEQGCGLEMPKDEVSSHNCIKHLRSVVQQQQGKVTDLDKTAAEHKHQLAEQKRDIQLLKACMRAIHSANPNLQNLEETIEYNEILEWVNSLQPVRVTRWGGMISTPDAVLQAVIKRSLIDSGCPPSIVNDLIENAHERNWPAGLATLETRQMNRRYYENYVAKRIPGKQAVVVMACENQHMGQVYVKDVSCYFSVMEEEETQTNWNMSIE; from the exons gctgggatccaATCCGTTGTCCttggtgaaaggcagaacacaggatccgcttcaggAAAGTCATATTTCTgctcgtactgatg GTTGTAGTTGGATCTGGGGATGTGCCATGGGCTACGACGTTACCCGGTTCCAGGGGGAAGTGGATGAAGACCTGCTGTGCCCCATCTGCAGTGGAGTCCTGGAGGAGCCCGTGCAG GCCCCTCACTGCGAGCACGCCTTCTGCAATGCCTGCATCACCCAGTGGTTCTCCCAGCAGCAGATATGCCCCGTGGACCGCAGCGTGGTGACGCTGGCCCACCTGCGCCCCGTGCCCCGCATCATGCGCAACATGCTGTCCAAGCTGCAGATCACCTGCGACAACGCTGGCTTCGGTTGCACCGCCGTGCTGCGCCTCGACCAGCTGCAGTCGCACCTCAGGGACTGCCAGCACAACCCCAAGAGGCCCTTCCAGTGCGAGCAGGGCTGCGG ACTGGAGATGCCTAAAGACGAGGTGTCCAGCCACAACTGCATCAAACACCTGCGCAGCGTGGTGCAGCAACAGCAGGGCAAGGTCACCGACCTGGACAAGACTGCTGCTGAACACAAGCACCAGCTAGCAGAGcag aAACGGGACATCCAGCTGTTGAAGGCATGCATGAGAGCCATCCACAGTGCCAACCCAAACCTGCAGAACCTCGAAGAGACCATTGAGTACAATGAGATCCTGGA GTGGGTGAACTCCCTCCAGCCAGTGCGCGTCACCCGCTGGGGCGGCATGATCTCGACACCGGACGCTGTCCTCCAGGCGGTCATCAAGCGCTCACTCATTGACAGTGGCTGCCCGCCTTCCATCGTCAACGACCTGATCGAGAACGCCCACGAGAGGAACTGGCCCGCCGGCCTGGCCACGCTTGAGACGCGGCAGATGAACCGGCGCTACTATGAGAATTACGTGGCCAAGCGTATCCCCGGGAAACAAGCAGTGGTGGTGATGGCCTGTGAGAACCAGCATATGG GTCAAGTCTACGTCAAAGATGTGTCATGTTACTTCTctgtgatggaggaggaagagacgcAGACAAACTGGAACATGAGTATTGAGTAG